TTGATGAGGGGAGGCAGAAATATCTGGGGGTGTAAGGCTTTCCAAAAATAGTGGACAAATTCTTCAACCTCCCTGTCTGTCATCCCAGTTTTTCCTTCAAGCCGCATTTTTCTTTCTGCCTCTTGTCGCCATTTTAAACTGTAGCGGTAGTCTTCTGGATTAAAAACCAACAAATAGTCAATCATCTCCCACAGAGGTAGATATTCTTCCAGTCTTTTATTGCAGTCTAGGGCAAACTGTCGGTCCTCTGGTGTGATAATGGGGTGGGGAGGATTGTCAAACACCTCTTCCGGCACTGGTCTTACTCCCACGAACCACCCCTCCAGTATAATAATATCACCCCTGTTGACCTGTTCATAAAAAGCTCTATCTCCTCTTCCCTGATGTAGTGATTTATCAAACCTAGGAATTGACACTGGATATTGACGTTGTTTAAGACTAGTCACAACCTCTATTGCCAAAGACACATCATGGGTAGCTGGTGGGCCACGCCAAATCAAACGGGGTTCTATTTGTGCTAAAATCCTTCTTTGGGCATAGGTTTTGTAAAAGTCATCCAGGGATATTGCCACAGTCGATAGTCCCAAATATTCCCAAATCAGTGATAAGATCCTAGCCGTGGTGGTTTTTCCTGTGCCCTGTAATCCTAAAATGCCTAATACCAAGGGGGTGGATTGTTGTTTATAAAGCGTCAATAATTCCCAAGCTAAGGGCAACCACAAACCCCAGAGATTGTGTATCAATTCTGCC
Above is a window of Geminocystis sp. M7585_C2015_104 DNA encoding:
- a CDS encoding glycerate kinase, which codes for MMNLRLVDIIKKLVNSIPISQAEEKILISYKTGDNYAFNEEAYPDLYNKKKEVITGVYSEIWQKLEEWRLDKNEAELIHNLWGLWLPLAWELLTLYKQQSTPLVLGILGLQGTGKTTTARILSLIWEYLGLSTVAISLDDFYKTYAQRRILAQIEPRLIWRGPPATHDVSLAIEVVTSLKQRQYPVSIPRFDKSLHQGRGDRAFYEQVNRGDIIILEGWFVGVRPVPEEVFDNPPHPIITPEDRQFALDCNKRLEEYLPLWEMIDYLLVFNPEDYRYSLKWRQEAERKMRLEGKTGMTDREVEEFVHYFWKALHPQIFLPPLINNPQLTHLVVNLDICRRVTAVYKPLFK